The following are encoded in a window of Solibacillus sp. FSL R7-0668 genomic DNA:
- a CDS encoding NUDIX hydrolase has protein sequence MKKGRIRPLVICIFQKDDTILVAEGYDPVKVEYFYRPIGGGIEYGEKSDEALIREIQEEIETDIFELQYLGTVENIFTFNGEVGHEIVQVYNAAFVDTSFYTKEVFEGKEDDGSIFKIRRLPISKFQSGELRLVPEDLLDLIKQNNRMIKSHN, from the coding sequence ATGAAAAAAGGAAGAATACGACCACTGGTTATTTGTATATTTCAAAAGGACGATACGATCCTTGTTGCAGAGGGCTATGATCCAGTAAAAGTTGAGTATTTTTACCGTCCTATAGGGGGTGGCATTGAGTACGGAGAAAAAAGCGACGAAGCATTAATAAGAGAAATACAAGAAGAAATTGAAACGGATATTTTTGAACTTCAATATTTGGGAACTGTTGAAAATATCTTTACTTTTAACGGCGAAGTAGGACATGAGATTGTACAAGTATATAATGCAGCCTTTGTTGATACCTCTTTTTATACCAAGGAAGTGTTTGAAGGTAAGGAAGATGACGGGAGTATATTCAAAATTAGGCGATTGCCTATAAGTAAGTTTCAAAGCGGCGAATTACGGCTTGTTCCTGAAGACCTTTTAGATTTGATTAAACAAAACAACAGAATGATTAAGTCACATAATTAG